In Callithrix jacchus isolate 240 chromosome 18, calJac240_pri, whole genome shotgun sequence, one DNA window encodes the following:
- the CRABP2 gene encoding cellular retinoic acid-binding protein 2 produces MPNFSGNWKIIRSENFEDLLKVLGVNVMLRKIAVAAASKPAVEIKQEGDTFYIKTSTTVRTTEINFKVGEEFEEQTVDGRPCKSLVKWESENKMVCEQRLLKGEGPKTSWTRELTNDGELILTMTADDVVCTRVYVRE; encoded by the exons atgcctaacttcTCTGGCAACTGGAAAATCATCCGATCGGAAAACTTCGAGGATTTGCTCAAAGTGCTGG GGGTGAATGTGATGCTGAGGAAGATCGCTGTGGCTGCAGCCTCCAAGCCAGCAGTGGAGATCAAACAGGAGGGAGACACTTTCTACATCAAAACCTCCACCACAGTGCGCACCACAGAGATCAACTTCAAGGTCGGGGAGGAGTTTGAGGAGCAGACTGTGGACGGGAGGCCCTGTAAG AGCTTGGTGAAATGGGAGAGTGAGAATAAAATGGTCTGTGAGCAGAGGCTCCTGAAGGGAGAGGGCCCCAAGACCTCCTGGACCAGAGAACTGACCAATGATGGGGAGCTGATCCTG ACCATGACAGCGGATGATGTTGTGTGCACCAGGGTCTATGTCCGAGAGTGA
- the NES gene encoding nestin — MEGCMGEESFQMWELNRRLEAYLARVKALEEQNELLSAELGGLRAQSGDTSWRARADDELAALRALLDQRWREKHAAEVARDNLAEELEGVAGRCQQLRLAREQTAEEVARNRRAVEAEKCAQAWLSSQAAELERELEALRLAHEEERVGLNAQAACTPRCPAPPRGPSAPAPEVEELARRLGEAWRGAVRGYQERVAHMETSLGQARERLGRAVQGAREGRLELQQLQAERGGLQDRRAALEQRLESRWQERLRATEKFQLAVEALEQEKQGLQSQIAQVLEGRQQLAHLKMSLSLEVATYRTLLEAENSRLQTPGGGSKTSLSFQDPKLELQFPGTPESRRLGSLLPVLSPTSLPSPLPATLETPVPGFLKNRDLLQARSPALASTPIPPTPQAPSPATDAEIRAQDAPLSLLQTQGGRQWAPEPLQAEAKVAIPASVQPGPQEPGGKRQGAGTGQSPEDHASLAQALSPNHSSLEAKDGEAAGSTVFSICQEEGEGQIWGLGEKETAIEGKVVSSLQQEISEQEDMDRKEIQDSQVPLEKETLTSLGDEIQESLKTLEIQSHETLERENQESLRALEDLETLKSLEKENKEPLTEVEVVRPLEREAVGLLKPAGKEDTQTSQSLPREDQEQTKSLEGNLETFLSPGKENQELVISLQENSESLTALEKDDQEPLRAPAAEDEEALRPLMKENQEPLRAPAAEDEEALRPLMKENQEPLRAPAVEDEEALRPLMKENRELLRSLEVENQEALRLPEKENQELSKTLEEEDQSIVRPLETENHESLRSLEEEDQKALKILEMETQQPQRSLGEEDQMTLRPPEEADPEPLQSLEKDREAARPLENENQELSKSLKEESVEAVKSLEIELLESLKSAEGNLETLKSPETRVPLWSLEEINHGAMTPPEKEIQEPLGSVEVNQETLRLPEEENQERLRSLGAWNLENLRSPEEVDKESQSNLAEEENLRKGEKQESLRSLEEEGRELPQSADAQSGEDTVGKDPELAQESTPGMAGVENEDKTEDGFAGKEEVIEQGERNAREAWIPGEGHPGSPEPKEHRGPAEGASGKRRAGGLQDPEGQPQQLGTPGLQAPQELPEAIEPLVEDEDVARLGDQDSPEVMLGSEPAVGESAAGAKEVPGQEVGGLEDPGHLTREEVTEPLLEEESLEAKSVPGLEGPRKDVGEADALGAELSELPGKSGDPLELPTGWEEPEAEAILGAEEAFPAETLGYDGSDAPPPQPLGSEEAEEDASPVLAPPSPMYTPILEDAPGSQPQAEGSQEASWGLEGRAEALGKVESEHKELASGEIPEGLQEEEESREESEEDELGETLPDSTPLGLYLRSPMSPKWDPAGEQSPDPQGETGKEGWDPTILASQALEAPPSGEEDGEEGEEERGRDSDLSEEFEDLGTEASLLPGVPGEVAEPLGQVSQLLLEPAAWDRDGESDGFADEEESGEEGEEEEEDEEEGREPGAGRWVPGSSVGSLQALSSSQRGDFMESDSVGVNIPWDDSLRGAVAGAPMTALETESQESAEASGSEEESDPVFLEREDKVPGPLEIPSGVEGAGPGADTVAVNGQGPSLEEKSQHVNGGVINGLEQSDEVGQGMLLVPEGDRGSPFQEEEGSALKTPWAGASVHLGSGPFLKFTQREGDRESWSSGED, encoded by the exons ATGGAGGGCTGCATGGGGGAGGAGTCTTTTCAGATGTGGGAGCTCAATCGGCGCCTGGAGGCCTACCTGGCCCGGGTCAAGGCTCTAGAGGAGCAGAATGAGCTGCTCAGCGCGGAGCTCGGGGGGCTCCGGGCACAATCCGGGGACACCTCCTGGCGGGCGCGTGCCGACGACGAGCTGGCTGCCCTGCGGGCCCTCCTTGACCAGCGCTGGCGGGAGAAGCACGCGGCCGAAGTGGCGCGCGACAACCTGGCTGAAGAGCTGGAGGGCGTGGCGGGCCGATGCCAGCAGCTGCGGCTGGCCCGGGAGCAGACGGCGGAGGAGGTGGCCCGCAACAGGCGCGCCGTCGAGGCGGAGAAATGCGCACAGGCCTGGCTGAGTAGCCAGGCTGCAGAGCTGGAGCGCGAGCTGGAGGCTCTGCGCTTGGCGCACGAGGAGGAGCGGGTAGGCCTGAACGCGCAGGCTGCCTGTACCCCCCGCTGCCCCGCGCCGCCCCGCGGGCCCTCGGCGCCGGCCCCGGAGGTGGAGGAGCTGGCAAGGCGACTGGGCGAGGCGTGGCGCGGGGCAGTGCGCGGCTACCAGGAGCGCGTGGCGCACATGGAGACGTCGCTGGGCCAGGCCCGCGAGCGGCTAGGCCGGGCTGTTCAGGGTGCCCGCGAGGGCCGCCTGGAGCTGCAGCAGCTCCAGGCTGAGCGCGGAGGCCTCCAGGATCGCAGGGCAGCGTTGGAACAGAGGTTGGAGAGCCGCTGGCAGGAGCGGCTGCGGGCCACTGAAAAGTTCCAG CTGGCCGTGGAGGCCCTGGAGCAGGAGAAACAGGGCCTGCAGAGCCAGATCGCCCAGGTCCTGGAAGGTCGGCAACAGCTGGCGCACCTCAAGATGTCCCTCAGCCTGGAGGTGGCCACGTACAG GACCCTCCTGGAGGCTGAGAACTCCCGGCTGCAAACACCTGGTGGTGGCTCCAAGACTTCCCTCAGCTTCCAGG ACCCCAAGCTGGAGCTGCAATTCCCTGGGACCCCAGAGAGCCGGCGTCTTGGATCTTTGCTCCCAGTCCTGAGCCCaacttccctcccctcacccttgCCTGCTACCCTTGAGACACCTGTGCCAGGCTTTCTTAAGAACCGAGACCTCCTCCAGGCCCGTTCCCCTGCCTTGGCCAGCACCCCCATCCCACCCACACCTCAGGCACCCTCTCCTGCCACAGATGCAGAGATCAGAGCCCAGGATGctcctctctctctgctccagACACAGGGTGGGAGGCAGTGGGCTCCAGAGCCCCTGCAGGCTGAAGCCAAGGTGGCCATTCCTGCCAGCGTCCAGCCTGGACCGCAGGAGCCTGGGGGCAAGCGGCAAGGGGCCGGCACAGGCCAGTCCCCAGAGGACCatgcctccttggctcaagcccTCAGCCCCAACCACTCCAGTTTAGAGGCTAAGGATGGAGAAGCTGCTGGGTCTACGGTGTTCAGCATATGCCAGGAGGAAGGCGAAGGGCAAATCTGGGGGttgggagagaaagaaacagccatAGAGGGCAAAGTGGTAAGCAGCTTACAGCAGGAAATAAGTGAACAAGAGGATATGGACaggaaggaaatccaggactCCCAGGTTCCTTTGGAAAAAGAAACCCTGACTTCTCTGGGAGACGAGATTCAAGAGTCACTGAAGACTCTGGAAATCCAGAGCCACGAGACTCTAGAGAGGGAGAATCAGGAGTCTCTGAGGGCTTTAGAAGACTTAGAAACACTAAAAAgtctagaaaaggaaaacaaagagccATTAACGGAGGTGGAGGTAGTGAGACCTCTAGAAAGAGAGGCTGTAGGCCTGCTTAAGCCTGCAGGAAAAGAGGACACACAGACATCACAATCCCTGCCAAGGGAGGATCAAGAACAAACGAAATCTCTTGAAGGTAATCTAGAGACATTTTTATCtccaggaaaggaaaaccaagaaTTAGTAATTTCTCTGCAAGAGAACTCAGAGTCATTGACAGCTCTAGAAAAGGATGATCAAGAGCCACTGAGAGCTCCAGCGGCTGAGGACGAAGAGGCACTGAGACCTCTGATGAAGGAGAATCAAGAGCCACTGAGAGCTCCAGCGGCTGAGGACGAGGAGGCACTGAGACCTCTGATGAAGGAGAATCAAGAGCCACTGAGAGCTCCAGCGGTTGAGGACGAAGAGGCACTGAGACCTCTGATGAAGGAGAATCGGGAACTCCTGAGGTCTCTTGAAGTTGAGAACCAAGAAGCCCTTAGACTGCCAGAAAAAGAGAACCAGGAGCTATCGAAGACTCTAGAGGAAGAGGACCAGAGTATTGTGAGACCTCTAGAAACAGAGAATCACGAGTCACTCAGGTCTCTAGAAGAAGAGGACCAAAAGGCATTGAAGATTCTTGAAATGGAGACTCAACAGCCACAGAGGTCTCTAGGGGAAGAGGATCAGATGACATTAAGGCCTCCAGAGGAAGCAGACCCAGAACCACTGCAGTCTCTTGAAAAAGACCGGGAGGCAGCTAGACCTCTTGAAAATGAGAATCAAGAGTTATCAAAGTCACTCAAAGAAGAGAGTGTGGAGGCAGTGAAATCTCTAGAAATAGAGCTCCTAGAATCACTGAAGTCTGCAGAAGGGAACCTGGAAACACTGAAATCTCCAGAAACTCGAGTGCCACTGTGGTctctagaagaaataaatcatgGGGCAATGACACctccagaaaaggaaattcaagAACCACTGGGGTCTGTAGAAGTGAACCAAGAGACATTGAGACTCCCAGAAGAGGAGAATCAAGAACGATTGAGATCTCTGGGAGCATGGAACCTGGAGAATTTGAGATCTCCAGAGGAGGTAGACAAGGAAAGTCAAAGCAATTTGGCAGAGGAAGAGAAcctgaggaagggagagaagcaaGAGTCACTGAGGTCTCTGGAGGAAGAGGGACGGGAGCTGCCCCAGTCTGCAGATGCGCAGAGCGGGGAAGATACGGTGGGGAAGGACCCAGAGCTGGCTCAGGAAAGCACCCCAGGGATGGCTGGAGTGGAAAATGAGGACAAGACAGAGGATGGCTTTGCCGGGAAGGAGGAGGTGATAGAGCAGGGAGAGCGGAATGCAAGGGAGGCCTGGATCCCAGGCGAGGGACACCCAGGGAGCCCTGAGCCCAAAGAGCATAGGGGCCCAGCTGAGGGAGCCAGTGGGAAGAGAAGGGCTGGGGGTCTCCAAGATCCTGAAGGGCAACCACAACAGCTGGGGACCCCAGGTCTGCAAGCTCCCCAGGAACTGCCAGAGGCGATAGAGCCCTTGGTGGAAGATGAGGATGTGGCCCGGCTGGGTGACCAAGACTCCCCAGAGGTCATGTTGGGGTCAGAGCCTGCCGTGGGTGAGTCTGCTGCGGGAGCTAAGGAAGTCCCGGGACAGGAGGTGGGAGGGCTAGAGGACCCAGGCCATCTGACCAGGGAAGAGGTGACGGAACCACTCCTGGAAGAGGAGAGTTTGGAGGCAAAGAGCGTTCCGGGCTTGGAAGGGCCTAGAAAGGACGTAGGGGAGGCAGATGCTCTGGGGGCGGAGCTCTCTGAGCTGCCTGGGAAGAGTGGAGACCCTCTAGAGCTTCCCACAGGCTGGGAGGAACCAGAGGCTGAGGCTATCCTGGGAGCAGAGGAGGCGTTCCCTGCTGAGACCCTGGGCTATGATGGAAGCGATGCccctccacctcagcccctgGGGTCAGAGGAAGCTGAGGAGGATGCATCCCCAGTGCTGGCACCCCCCAGCCCAATGTACACCCCAATCCTGGAAGATGCCCCTGGATCCCAGCCTCAGGCTGAGGGGAGCCAGGAAGCTAGCTGGGGGCTGGAGGGTAGGGCTGAAGCCCTGGGAAAAGTAGAGAGTGAGCATAAGGAGTTGGCTTCTGGGGAGATCCCCGAGGgcctccaggaggaggaggagagcagaGAAGAGAGCGAGGAGGATGAGCTGGGGGAAACCCTTCCTGACTCTACTCCCCTGGGCCTCTACCTCAGGTCCCCCATGTCCCCCAAGTGGGACCCCGCTGGAGAGCAGAGCCCAGACCCTCAAGGGGAGACTGGGAAGGAGGGCTGGGATCCTACTATCCTGGCTTCCCAGGCCCTTGAGGCCCCACCCTCAGGAGAGGAGGATGGggaagagggggaagaggagCGAGGCCGTGACTCTGACCTGTCAGAGGAATTTGAGGACCTGGGGACTGAGGCTTCTCTTCTTCCTGGGGTCCCTGGGGAGGTGGCAGAACCTCTGGGCCAGGTGTCCCAGCTGCTACTGGAGCCTGCAGCGTGGGATCGGGATGGGGAGTCTGATGggtttgcagatgaggaagaaagtggggaggagggagaggaggaggaggaggatgaggaggagggaagggagccaGGGGCTGGGCGGTGGGTGCCAGGGTCCTCTGTTGGCAGCCTCCAGGCCCTGAGTAGCTCCCAGAGAGGGGACTTCATGGAGTCTGATTCTGTGGGTGTCAATATCCCCTGGGATGACAGCTTGAGGGGTGCAGTGGCTGGTGCCCCTATGACTGCCCtggaaactgagtcccaggaGAGTGCTGAGGCTTCTGGCTCAGAGGAAGAATCTGACCCTGTTTTCTTGGAGAGGGAGGACAAAGTCCCGGGCCCTCTGGAGATCCCCAGTGGGGTGGAGGGTGCAGGCCCAGGGGCAGACACTGTTGCTGTTAATGGCCAGGGTCCCAGCTTGGAGGAGAAGTCACAGCATGTGAATGGGGGAGTGATTAACGGGCTGGAGCAGTCTGACGAAGTGGGGCAGGGGATGCTGCTGGTTCCTGAGGGTGACCGAGGGAGCCCCtttcaggaggaggaggggagtgcCCTGAAGACCCCTTGGGCAGGGGCTTCTGTTCACCTGGGCTCGGGTCCGTTCCTGAAGTTCACTCAGAGGGAAGGAGATAGAGAGTCCTGGTCCTCAGGGGAGGACTAG